Proteins encoded by one window of Vespula pensylvanica isolate Volc-1 chromosome 6, ASM1446617v1, whole genome shotgun sequence:
- the LOC122630258 gene encoding protein Wnt-6-like isoform X2, which produces MVGAALLYSPELGWWGTVGSQMVMDPMLVCKKTRRLKGKLADICRKEPSLLKEIAKGVQVGTRECQHQFRNRRWNCTTIRRSLRKILLRDTRETGFVNAITAAGVTYAVTRACTMGDLVECSCDKMTTKGNRLGKLALTADVKKNLLTEGEWEWGGCGDNVNFGFRKSKDFMDAPYRKRSDIKTLVKLHNNAAGRLAVRNFMTIECKCHGLSGSCSVRTCWRKMPSFREVGDRLKESFDGAAKVIPSNDGHSFITEGPTIKPPGRFDLIYSEDSPDFCKPNRKTGSLGTVGRRCNSSSPGVEGCELLCCGRGYDTRIVKEKVNCQCRFRYCCEVTCETCLVKTTVNTCR; this is translated from the exons ATGGTGGGGGCAGCTCTTCTCTACTCCCCAGAACTCGGTTGGTGGGG GACGGTAGGAAGTCAGATGGTGATGGATCCGATGCTCGTTTgcaagaaaacgagaagattGAAAGGAAAGCTCGCCGACATTTGCCGAAAGGAGCCGTCCTTGTTGAAGGAGATCGCAAAAGGCGTTCAAGTCGGTACGAGAGAATGTCAACACCAGTTTAGAAATCGCAGATGGAATTGTACGACGATACGGCGATCCCTGAGGAAAATTCTTTTACGCG ATACCAGGGAGACTGGCTTCGTGAACGCCATCACCGCCGCTGGAGTTACTTATGCGGTTACCAGGGCCTGTACCATGGGTGACCTTGTGGAATGTTCATGCGATAAGATGACGACGAAGG GCAATCGGCTGGGCAAACTCGCGCTGACGGCGGACGTAAAGAAGAATCTTCTTACCGAGGGCGAGTGGGAATGGGGCGGATGCGGCGACAACGTCAATTTTGGTTTTCGAAAGTCGAAGGATTTCATGGACGCGCCGTATAGGAAACGTAGCGACATCAAGACGCTGGTGAAGCTTCACAACAATGCCGCGGGACGTTTG GCGGTGAGGAATTTCATGACGATCGAGTGCAAGTGCCACGGGCTGTCGGGCTCGTGCAGCGTGCGCACCTGCTGGCGAAAGATGCCGTCCTTTCGCGAGGTCGGCGATCGTCTGAAGGAGTCGTTCGACGGGGCGGCGAAGGTGATACCGAGCAACGACGGGCACAGCTTCATCACCGAGGGTCCGACCATCAAGCCACCCGGTAGATTCGATCTGATTTATAGCGAGGACTCGCCGGATTTCTGCAAGCCGAATCGGAAGACGGGATCTCTCGGTACTGTCGGCCGGCGATGCAACTCCTCCAGTCCCGGCGTCGAAGGTTGCGAGCTCCTCTGTTGCGGCAGGGGCTACGACACGAGGATAGTCAAGGAGAAGGTCAATTGTCAGTGCAGGTTCAGATATTGCTGCGAGGTCACTTGCGAGACCTGTCTCGTAAAGACCACCGTCAACACCTGCCGTTGA
- the LOC122630258 gene encoding protein Wnt-6-like isoform X1: MRPVLLAICLLLVTPITGSFWTVGSQMVMDPMLVCKKTRRLKGKLADICRKEPSLLKEIAKGVQVGTRECQHQFRNRRWNCTTIRRSLRKILLRDTRETGFVNAITAAGVTYAVTRACTMGDLVECSCDKMTTKGNRLGKLALTADVKKNLLTEGEWEWGGCGDNVNFGFRKSKDFMDAPYRKRSDIKTLVKLHNNAAGRLAVRNFMTIECKCHGLSGSCSVRTCWRKMPSFREVGDRLKESFDGAAKVIPSNDGHSFITEGPTIKPPGRFDLIYSEDSPDFCKPNRKTGSLGTVGRRCNSSSPGVEGCELLCCGRGYDTRIVKEKVNCQCRFRYCCEVTCETCLVKTTVNTCR; encoded by the exons ATGCGCCCCGTTCTCCTGGCGATCTGCCTCCTCCTCGTCACCCCGATTACCGGATCGTTTTG GACGGTAGGAAGTCAGATGGTGATGGATCCGATGCTCGTTTgcaagaaaacgagaagattGAAAGGAAAGCTCGCCGACATTTGCCGAAAGGAGCCGTCCTTGTTGAAGGAGATCGCAAAAGGCGTTCAAGTCGGTACGAGAGAATGTCAACACCAGTTTAGAAATCGCAGATGGAATTGTACGACGATACGGCGATCCCTGAGGAAAATTCTTTTACGCG ATACCAGGGAGACTGGCTTCGTGAACGCCATCACCGCCGCTGGAGTTACTTATGCGGTTACCAGGGCCTGTACCATGGGTGACCTTGTGGAATGTTCATGCGATAAGATGACGACGAAGG GCAATCGGCTGGGCAAACTCGCGCTGACGGCGGACGTAAAGAAGAATCTTCTTACCGAGGGCGAGTGGGAATGGGGCGGATGCGGCGACAACGTCAATTTTGGTTTTCGAAAGTCGAAGGATTTCATGGACGCGCCGTATAGGAAACGTAGCGACATCAAGACGCTGGTGAAGCTTCACAACAATGCCGCGGGACGTTTG GCGGTGAGGAATTTCATGACGATCGAGTGCAAGTGCCACGGGCTGTCGGGCTCGTGCAGCGTGCGCACCTGCTGGCGAAAGATGCCGTCCTTTCGCGAGGTCGGCGATCGTCTGAAGGAGTCGTTCGACGGGGCGGCGAAGGTGATACCGAGCAACGACGGGCACAGCTTCATCACCGAGGGTCCGACCATCAAGCCACCCGGTAGATTCGATCTGATTTATAGCGAGGACTCGCCGGATTTCTGCAAGCCGAATCGGAAGACGGGATCTCTCGGTACTGTCGGCCGGCGATGCAACTCCTCCAGTCCCGGCGTCGAAGGTTGCGAGCTCCTCTGTTGCGGCAGGGGCTACGACACGAGGATAGTCAAGGAGAAGGTCAATTGTCAGTGCAGGTTCAGATATTGCTGCGAGGTCACTTGCGAGACCTGTCTCGTAAAGACCACCGTCAACACCTGCCGTTGA
- the LOC122630258 gene encoding protein Wnt-6-like isoform X3, with protein MVMDPMLVCKKTRRLKGKLADICRKEPSLLKEIAKGVQVGTRECQHQFRNRRWNCTTIRRSLRKILLRDTRETGFVNAITAAGVTYAVTRACTMGDLVECSCDKMTTKGNRLGKLALTADVKKNLLTEGEWEWGGCGDNVNFGFRKSKDFMDAPYRKRSDIKTLVKLHNNAAGRLAVRNFMTIECKCHGLSGSCSVRTCWRKMPSFREVGDRLKESFDGAAKVIPSNDGHSFITEGPTIKPPGRFDLIYSEDSPDFCKPNRKTGSLGTVGRRCNSSSPGVEGCELLCCGRGYDTRIVKEKVNCQCRFRYCCEVTCETCLVKTTVNTCR; from the exons ATGGTGATGGATCCGATGCTCGTTTgcaagaaaacgagaagattGAAAGGAAAGCTCGCCGACATTTGCCGAAAGGAGCCGTCCTTGTTGAAGGAGATCGCAAAAGGCGTTCAAGTCGGTACGAGAGAATGTCAACACCAGTTTAGAAATCGCAGATGGAATTGTACGACGATACGGCGATCCCTGAGGAAAATTCTTTTACGCG ATACCAGGGAGACTGGCTTCGTGAACGCCATCACCGCCGCTGGAGTTACTTATGCGGTTACCAGGGCCTGTACCATGGGTGACCTTGTGGAATGTTCATGCGATAAGATGACGACGAAGG GCAATCGGCTGGGCAAACTCGCGCTGACGGCGGACGTAAAGAAGAATCTTCTTACCGAGGGCGAGTGGGAATGGGGCGGATGCGGCGACAACGTCAATTTTGGTTTTCGAAAGTCGAAGGATTTCATGGACGCGCCGTATAGGAAACGTAGCGACATCAAGACGCTGGTGAAGCTTCACAACAATGCCGCGGGACGTTTG GCGGTGAGGAATTTCATGACGATCGAGTGCAAGTGCCACGGGCTGTCGGGCTCGTGCAGCGTGCGCACCTGCTGGCGAAAGATGCCGTCCTTTCGCGAGGTCGGCGATCGTCTGAAGGAGTCGTTCGACGGGGCGGCGAAGGTGATACCGAGCAACGACGGGCACAGCTTCATCACCGAGGGTCCGACCATCAAGCCACCCGGTAGATTCGATCTGATTTATAGCGAGGACTCGCCGGATTTCTGCAAGCCGAATCGGAAGACGGGATCTCTCGGTACTGTCGGCCGGCGATGCAACTCCTCCAGTCCCGGCGTCGAAGGTTGCGAGCTCCTCTGTTGCGGCAGGGGCTACGACACGAGGATAGTCAAGGAGAAGGTCAATTGTCAGTGCAGGTTCAGATATTGCTGCGAGGTCACTTGCGAGACCTGTCTCGTAAAGACCACCGTCAACACCTGCCGTTGA